The sequence ACAGTTGGAAAAAGCCGGCACACCACTCGATGATTTTGATCTTATCCTCGCTTCCTGTGCAATTACCCACAACATAACTCTTGTTACAAATAACACGAAACACTTCAAGAGAATTAAGGGACTAAAACTGGCCAATTGGGCGATATATCCAGAGCAGTAACCGAGGTCCGATTCCAAAGTGCGGTCAT comes from Pseudomonadota bacterium and encodes:
- a CDS encoding PIN domain nuclease produces the protein QLEKAGTPLDDFDLILASCAITHNITLVTNNTKHFKRIKGLKLANWAIYPEQ